The following nucleotide sequence is from Peptococcus niger.
AAGACTTGCTGTACGCCACCATCTTGCCATCTGGAGCTGATGCAGCGCGTGCTTTAGCCATTGCTACAGCCGGCTCAGAGAGCGCTTTTGTTGACCTCATGAACACAGAAGCGCAATCCTTGGGCATGCGCGGGACTTACTTTAAAAATGTTACCGGGGCGCATAACCCAAAGCACATCAGTACGGCTGCCGATATGGCCAAGCTCTTGCGGGCTGGACTCAAAAACGATACCTTTGCCCAGGTTGTTCAGACCATGCACTACACCACAGGTGCCACCTCAACAGCGCCAGATGGTTTAACCCTGAATCACTCCCTGGCGCGCTATTTGGATCATTTTGATCGGGTTATGACCGACCCGCCCTTTGAAATCCTCGGTGGCAAAACCGGCTACACTCATGAAGCGGGCCTCTGTCTGGCAACAGTTGCGCGCGACCGGGACAACAATGATCATGCCATTGTCGTTGTTCTGGACGGTAAAGGAAATGCCGGTAACTATTACCCTGTCTTAAAAGATAGTGCCATCCTGTATGACGCTATTTTTACCAAAATAAAATAATAAAGGAGCCATCTCCTTCGTCACCTAGACCGAAGGGGATGGCTCCTTTAATGATGGTTCTCTATTCATATCCATAGCTACGTAAATTCGGATAACAAAGGACCGCTTACACCCTGGACCTTTTAAGCAGATAGAAAGGCTTCGGGACCAGTTGACGCAAACGCCGGATAAATCGAATGGCGGCGGGTAGTGAATCACTGGGCTATTGTTGTCAGAGGGCAGGCCTTCCTTTAGCGCTCAAAAAATAGGAAAAGCCGCTCAACTGAGCGGCTTTTCCTATGCGTCTCGAGGTGACAGGATTCGAAAAAACGAATTTAAATCCCATGGTTGAGCCATTCTTTAAAAAGTCGGTAGAGAAGTCGGTAGATGAAAGTTGTTAATATGCCTATATACGCCTAGACATAATCAGAGTAAGATGAAAAATGTAATTTTATACGAAGTTATTCTTCAGACATATACCTTGTGAATTTGTCAGATGCACTTTTTGCGCCTTTCTCCGTTACGTGAGTGTAGACACTTAGAGTGATATCAGGGTTAGCGTGGCCAAGGCGAGATTGTACTTCCTTGGGGGTTGCAGAGGCTTCGAAAAGCAGGCTACAGTGAGTGTGTCGCAAACCATGAATAGTACTCGGTTTAATCCCTAGTTCATCGCAAGCCTTAAGCATCCATCTCCTAGGCGAGTTATTGAAATCAAATTCGCCGAACACATAAGGACCAGGATAATCTAAAGCCAGTATAGTATCCAAGGTTTCTTTATCAATCGGAATCGTCCTGTGGGCGGACTCACTTTTCCCATTTCCCATTATTTTATTATTATGCTCGTCTCTTGTGAAAGATTGATTGATAACGATATAGCTCTCTTTTGCGTTTACTTTCGATTTTTCTAGCGCTGCTGCCTCAGCTTTTCTAAGCCCGGTATATACAATTAAGCGAATAAAGGCGTACACTCTCTTATCCGGATTTTTCTTCAGGCATTCCAATATTTTATTTATTTCTTCTTTTGGGTACATTAGCTTTTTATTAGTATATTTTTTGGGGGCCGGGAAAAAATAATCCTCTCTTACCGGGTAGCCACTTTCTTTTAGCATCTTATTAAAATAGTGATAATTTTTCTTGTAGGTTACAGGTTGCTTATCTCGCAGATAGAAAATGAGTTCCTGAACGTCTTCTTTCTTTAATTCACCCGTTATCTTGCTTCCCAGGAAGGGCAAGATATGATTTTGAAACAACCGGTCTACTCTGTGCCAGCTAACCGGTTCTACAGTCGTTTGGTATTGTTTAAACCACATATCAAATACTTGCTGGATCGTTCTTTTATCAGGGTTGCTATCTAGCAGCCCATTTTCTTCTATTTCAGCTATTTCTCGGGCAGCCCATAGCCTTGCCTCACGAGCTGTTTTAAAGCCCTGCTTTTTGATGGTGACTTGTTTACCCTTGTCATCCAAACCAGCATAGACATTGATTTTATATCTTTTTTCTCCGCTTTTTGTTGTATAGGCTATTGGGGTAGCCATTTTGCACGCCTCCTAAATTAAACTCGTGGGATGAATATCCCGGTTAAAGGATTAGGTCGATTGTCAAACTGTAAAGGAAGTTCCGCACCTGATCCGGCATTAGGTGCCATATTCATGTCTTCCATGATACGGATGGACTTGTCGTTGAAAACAACTACTCGGTCTCTTCCGGGGCCCATATAGGGAACATTAGTAAAACGAATATTTTTGTTTGCTAATTCAGGGTATTGGGCTTTAACTAAATTAAAGGTATTGCTATTGCCTGCACCACCGAGGGTTCCATTAGGGTTTACAGTGACCCAGCAACGGCTATCATAAGCACCACGCCAAACATAACTGTCTCTTGTGAGTTGGATGGCGCTATAGGTGGTTCTGGGAAAAGGTTGATCAAATGGTTCAAGTTTTCCAACTAGAAGGTAAGAGTTGTTGGATTGGGGTAGCAGAGTTAAAGTCCAGTTGCTTGGGTCTTGGATTGATTGGGGGCTATAGACAACACAAGAGTAAACTTGTGGCACTTGGCTATCTACGTATGCCGTTTGCATATTCTGCACCCAATCTACCCGGCTCCCAAGGGATTCAGAGATATATCTTAGAGGTACCATCGTTCTGCCGTTTACAATTTTCGGATTAGTTAGGGTGACGATTTTACCGTTCAGATTGCCTGTAACTGTCCGAGTATTTCCATCCCAATCAACAGTAGCACCTAGCGCCTCAAAAATTGCTCTCATTGGCACGAAAGTGCGCCCATTTTCAATGAAAGCAGGTTGGGAGAGGTATAGGGGTCTGTCCTTTACTACAACGCTTGCAGCGTGAGCAGGAATGGCTGAAAAGAGTAATGCTACGGCAGCGACTGATGCAACAAATTTCTTTTTCATATTTTTCTCCTTTTTTTTATAAATTTTAGACAAGAATTGTTGACTTGCAAATGCCAATACATTATCTTATGATTAACTTAGAAAAAGAGGTGATTTTATGGCAAAAACAGCAAACTTATATGCTCGTATTGAACCGGAATTGAAGGAGCAGGCGGAGCATATATTAAACTCCTTAGGACTTCCTCCATCCAGTGCAATCACCATGTTTTATAAACAAGTAGTTTTACAACAAGGGCTTCCGTTTGATGTAAAACTAGACTATAGGAAACCGGTTAATATAAATTCCATAAACAAAGACGAATTGAACATGGAATTGGAAATGGGGTATCAGTCCATTCTATCGGGAGATGTAAAACCTGTAGACGAGGTTTTTGAGTCGTTACACAAGGAATTCAACCTATGAGGTATAAGGTGTCCATTTCGCATGAGGCTAAAGAAGACTTGCGAGGTATTTATGCCTATATTACGTTCAATCTCCTATCACCGGGAAATGCACAAGGACAAATTAACAGTTTAGAAAAAGCGATATTAAGTCTTGATGAGTTTCCATTGAGACATCGCTTAGTGGATTTTGAACCTTGGAAAAGTCGAGGACTTTACGTCATGCTTTGTGATAATTTTTTCGTTTTTTATATCGTAGAGGAAGAAAAACAGGAAGTTTTCATTTCACGAGTTCTATACGGGAAAAGGAATTTCAAAGGCGTTTTGGGTGAGTATAAAAATTCAGAGGATAGAGATAAATAATTTTTAGAGCTTCTTTTTTAGGAGCTCTTTTTTTTGAGCCATTTTAGCTCAATGGAATTCTTTTTGGTTATATTTAAACAGTGGGTAGTTGTGCAAAAAGCGTATGCTCACAGTCCAAAATAATACGCAAAGGTACTTAAAAATGCACAAAAACTGTGCAAGTAGGGTGCGGAGATGGTGCAAAGAATGAGCTTCTTAGCCCTTATTAGGGCTATAAAATGGCTAAAGACAGTGCAATTAGCGTGTAGAATAGGTGTAAGCATAGTGCATGAAGAGTGTAGGTGCAGTGCAAGAAGGTGCAGGAAGCGTGCGAAAAGGGTGTGGAAAGGGTGCGGAAAAGGCCCAAAAGCTGTGCAATACTTGTGCAAAGTACCCCCTGAAATGCACAAAAATTGTGCAATACCGGTGCGAAAATATCCGAAAAGTATCGTGCAAGGGTGCATATATCGTCTAAAAATAGTGCAAAAACGGAAGGAGTAGTGCAAAACCGTGCAAGGAAGGTGCAAATAATTATCACCCTTAAGGAATAAAAGGAACAAAAGTTCGTGATTTTTGTTACAAAACGTGCAGAAAGGGTGTTAAAACTGTGCGAATACCGTGCAAAAACCCACTGGGTTTTTTAGGTTAGTGATAATGATAATGAATATGATAATGATAATGTTTATATAAAACATATATAAGTTCAAATTTGTCATTTGAACTTGTTTTACTCATTATCCTTTTGCCAGGTAGAAATACTTATACGAAGACCACGCTGAGAGGATCAAAATAAATATAGCCTCCCGGAAACTCCTTAAATAATCCAAAGCGCTGCTTATATTCTTCAAGTGCCTCTCTTAAAAATATGTCTGAGACACCTAGATACTCAGCCAGCTCCCAGCTTTCCATTCCCTGGCAGTCAACAGCTGCTTTAGCTAATTTTTCCAAAGGAAGCAGCTTTTGGTGAGTCCAAAAACGAGCTGTTTTCTCCTGCCGTCTGTTTTCGGGGTCATTTGGATCTAAGATATTTCCATAGGTTGTATAGTGGTGACCTAATTCTTCAGCCAGTATGCAAGTTCTTTCGTCATAATCAATGGACGTATCTACAGCAATAATACCATCCACGTATAAGCCTTTTAGGTTGTCGGTGAAATTAAAATCACAAATTTCGATATTTTCAGAATAAATATCCTCAAGAAGCTTCTCTTGTGCATTCATAACGGCCTCCTTTGTTGGTATTATTCCCTGCTCAGGCTAAATCATTTCTTCTTCCGAAACTTAATATAGTCAAGAAAGTCTGTGATATCCTCCATGTCCTTATCGCTCAATTTGGTGCCTTGCAAGTGGGCTGCAATGGTTTGAATCGGAGATGCTGGCTCGTCTACAGCTTTAGCAACAGCGTCCTCTTCGCCCATCGTCTCCAGTAAGTTGGTAAGGGACATACCTAACCCTTTAGCAACTGCGTTGTAGGTATCAAGTGTGGGGGAGAGAGGCTTGCCTGCGCGACTGCTGATATTACGCTCTAGCATAGATATATGCCCCTTGCTAAGGCCTGATTTATCTGCAAATTCTTGTATGGTGATGAGGTGTTCTATGCGGTATTTGCGAATTAAATCCCCTAGTGAATCAGTCATTTAGGTCACATCCTATTCTTGTGATGTTAAGAAGATGAAACATTTTCTGGGTCTATTGTACAGCTTGTTGAACAAAAAGTAAAGACGAATTCACCTGTTGACCAAAAAGAACTTCTGGTGTACAATCTGTTTAGAAATAGAATATATATAACTCTTTAAATTAAAGCGGGTGACCTGCTTTTAAATACTAAAACGATAAACAGAAAGGTGTGTATGACATGAGATACGCAGTTAAAGAGGCAAGGGAAGCAGTAGGAATGTCCCAAGAGGAACTGGCCAAAAAGGCGGGTATCAGCAGGACAACACTTTGGAGAATGGAGCAATCCGATGCAGATAGATTTGGCGTGAAGTCTAAATCTTTAGCAGCGGTAGCTCGGGCACTTAACAAGCAGGTAAGTGATATTTTTTTAGTTTAAAGTTTCTGTAATTGAACAAGCGTCAGAAAAAAAGGAGGCCTCATGATGTCTGCCACAAGCGAAAATAATTCTGATAAAGCCGTGGGCGTTCTCGTGGATTTGTTGATTGGTCCCCTTTTTGAGCGCCTGAAGCCACTAATAGACGATTACTTCGAGGATAAGTCTAAAGAAGACAGGGATCATGCTTGGCCGGAATATATTCAGCGGACTGATATAGAAAAATACACAGGTTTTTCTAAGTCCACTTTTGACCGCTGGGTGCGAGATGGCTTGCCGATTGTAAAAGGTGATGGTAATAACGGCCGTGTCATGGTTCGCTCAAGTGATTTACGGTCATGGTTGGATAAAAAAATGATTTAGGAGGATTACAATGCCTGAGGAAAAGCAAGACTTTACCGCTTATCTGGTAGACGAAAATGGAAATACAAAGTCTTACAATTTCGGCTCTACAGCTAATATTTCAGTATTTCTAACCGAGTGTGAGGTTGGAAGTATAGAGACTTATCGTGTGAGAAACGAGACCCTAGCAGGCTTATATATTTGCTGGGTAGACCCGGAAGCTAAAGAAAAAGGCCGAGAATATAATGCTGTTGGCAGCCGATTGGCCGGAGTTCCTGTTTATGGGAAGCTGCTTATGTGGCGGTCTTATGACGATAAGGCCTTGCCGATAAGGGAAAATGATATCAAGTTTTTAGAACGGATAGCCGCTCTTTATAGGGCGCAGTTAGTTAAGATAAATCGATCTAAAAGACGGCAAGAAAGGAGCCTAAAATGAGTGCGATAAATAAAAAAATGCTCCACACAGGTGGCCGCCAATGTGGAGCAAGAAAAAAGGTACTCCCTAGAATACCCGAAGACAGTATATCAAAAAATACGGCTTCTGATAAGCCTAAAAAAGTGAATATGGTGTCTAGCCCTTTAATGCTAGTCGCTCGGGTTTTATTTTGGGTTTCAGCCTTCATGTTTCTGTATTCTGCCTTGAGAGTAGATAGTTCTAGCCTTTCGCTTTTAGCTGGGCTAGGGAGAATGACTATGTGGGCCATGCTGGCAGCCATAGGAGTTCTGGGATTTGAAAAAGCAAAGATTAACTTGTTGAGGCGTTTGAGTAAGAGAGGTTGAAATATGGACAATTATACATTCGGTTTTCGTATAGACGAGCATGGCAACTATGGCTCATGGCGGTATCAAAATATGTCTGAGGCAGCAGAATATCTAACAGGCTCCCCTGATGGTAAATGCCGACTTATAGGACTGGCGCATAGTGACTTAAAAGATCGGTTTGTAGCCCTAATGCCGGAAGAGCCGGATAAGAGAGCAGATGTTAATTTAATCGGAAGTACCTTTGCCTTGGGGCTGATAAAAGGGAAAATGGTTGTTTTTTCTTATGGCAATGATGGCGTTCGGTCTGTTAGTAGGGCTGAAAATGATTATCTCAGACAAATTATTCAGGATATCACCGGTAAAGATTTTAGGTAGGGAAAGGGTTTTGAAAGAATGATTAAAGAAATGCTTAATGGTCCAAGTATTGTTCTTGATCCAGTGCTTTTTAGGGCCGTTGGTTTGAAAGAGGCTCTAGTTCTGCAAGTGCTTTCTGTGAGGATTGAGGAAAATAAAATAGCTGGTAGAAACTTCCAAAAGGGTAGATATTGGGTGGATAAGCCAATGCGTGAATGGCAGGAGGATGAATTTAGCTTCCTGACTTTTGATACGCTTAAAAGAACGTTTACCAGGCTTAGGGAAAAAGACCTTATTCTGGTTGATAAATTCAATTTAGATGGGCGGGATCAGACCAATTGGTACGCCGTGAATGAAGATAAATTAAAGCAGATATATCAAGAAACTAAAACTGAAAAAAAGAGACCGGTAAAGCGCTTAGGAGGAAAAAACCATGCAAATTAACTTTTTCCGTTTATTTAACGATTATGCAGATGCTATTGAAATGCTTGATGATAACGAAGAGAGAGGGCTGTTATTTACGGCCATCTTTGCCCACGTACAGGGTGAAGAAGTTCCTGAGATGGCTGAAAAGACGGAGCTTTTGTTTACAATGATTCGCAACCAGATTGACCGCGATGTGGAGTCTTTGGATGATTCAGCCTTTACAGATAAGGCGAAGAAAGTTTTAGTCAGAGAATATGGAGAAGAGGGCCTCCAGCTTTGGAGCAAACTCTCTGAATTTATTAATTCTCAGCCATATGCACGTTACAAATGCGAAGACAACCTTGATTGGGACTATCTGGCAGGTGAGCTGGAGCTTGATACAGACGAATGTCAAAGCATGGTATATATGCTTATGGAGCATGATATTATTGATCCGGTCTCATGGAAAACGGATAGCGAAATTATGCTCAGCTCTTTTTATTATAATTTTTCCGGGGGGTGCCTGTAATGTATAGACGGAGCTTTATTTTATATAGTGATTATGCACAGAAAATTGAAATGTTATCACGGCCTGAACGAGGCGATCTTTTTACCATGATTCTCCAATATGTCCGAGGGGAAGAAGTTATGAGTTCTACCGATTTGGTAATAATGGCATTCTATTTTATCCAGACACAATTGGACAAAGACTTTGCGAAATACAATAAAAAAGTGGTTTCAAGTCAGGAAAACGGTAAAAAAGGCGGCAGACCTAGGAAAGATGCTGTATATTTTGGCCCAATGAGTGCAGCTGAATGGATGCCGGGGTATGAAGCCGGGATGGTGCATTACGAGCCTCCGGAATCAGGGCCGCATTCGACAGTAGGCACAGCACATTCAAATAATTTAAGGCAAGATCATCAATTGCAAGATTATCAACCGTCTATACATAAGGAAAGTGAGAGTCAACACGGTGTAAGAAATGCAAACACTTATTCCTTTCCTAATTTGTATGTCGTAAAAGATAAGTCCATTGCTCCAAAGGTTACTCGTATTTCTGTTGATCCAAACGAATTTTTCGAGCAAGTTTGGGCACTATATCCGGTCAAGCGTGGTAAGCACCGTGTGTCCGATAAAAAGCGTAAGCTTCTTGCGCAATACAGTTTTGAAGAAATTAGACGGGCTATTAATCGCTACAAGGATGAAGTTTCCAAGTCCAGCTTTCAGAGAGCTTACCAGAACGGCTCTACCTTCTTTAACTCAGGTATTTTTGATTACCTTGACGATGCGTATGTTCCCGTAGAAGAACCCAGGTGGGCAGCAGTGGCTTCTGGTGACGGTAGAGTGCCTACAAATAGGGATTTTATTGGTCATACGCCGGAAGACTATGACGCTTTGGAGGAGTGATACCCGTGCAAATCCTAGATGCATGCTGCGGCAGCCGGATGTTTTGGTGGGAGAAGGATAGGAAGGATGTTATATTTCAGGATAACCGGTGCCTAGAAACGACTCTTTCGGATGGTCGTCAGCTCACTGTTAGTCCCAGTCATTTCGGGGATTTCCGCCGCATGGATTTTTCGGATAATACTTTTGATTTAATCGTTTTTGATCCGCCACACCTCATAGAAGCTGGGCAGAGCAGCTGGCTAGCACAAAAGTATGGTGTTTTGAATAGGGAGACATGGAGGTCTGATTTAAAGGCTGGTTTTGAAGAGTGTCTTCGTGTGCTAAAGCCCACTGGCACATTAATCGTTAAGTGGTGCGAGGAGCAGATCAAAACCAAGGAGTTTCTTGCAGCCATAGGAAGGAAGCCGCTTTTTGGAGATAAAAGAGCAAAAACAAGATGGATGGTTTTTGTAAAGGGAGTGTGAGGCTTGTGGAGCTACTTTTAAGCAGCTTAAATCTGTCAACAGGTGCATATAATGCTCTTCGTAGAAGCGGTATCCATACGATAATTCAACTAGTCAGCCTGTCAGCGGAGGAATTACTGAGAATAAAAGCTGTTGGGAAAAAACGCTATAGGGAAATAGCAAACGCTTTAGATAATGCGGGGATTAAGCATAAATTTTAGGAGGGTTACAAGGTGAATAAAATACTAATCATTGGTCGCTTAACCGCTGACCCGGAATTAAACTTCACTCAAAGTGGTAACGCTGTTTGTCGAGTGACGGTAGCTACAGACCGCGCCTATCAGGCTGAGGGTAGAAAGAATACGGACTTCATCCGGGTGGTTGCTTGGCGTGGTGTTGCTGAAACATTAGCTAAATATATGCACAAGGGTAGCATGGTCGCTGTAGAAGGTGAGCTGCATGTTGAATCCTATGAGGATAAGGAAGGCGTTCGCCGGATTAGTCCGGAAGTATTAGCTAATCGAATTAAGTTCCTAGACTACCGGGCTAAGGGTCAAAAGACACCTGAATCGGTTCCAGAAGTGCCGGGGGTAGAGGTTGGATATGATCCGAAAGACCTGCCTTTTGAAGAAGATACGGAGCAGGCGGAGCTGCCGTTTTAAGGCAGGAGGTAAGATATGACCATAAAAATTACCGCAGAGATTATGGGCGTTACTGAAATAAAAGTAGTGGCTCAATCTGAAGACCGGCACAATCGAACCATTTATAGGCAGGTCAAAGATGCTATTCAATCCTCAAGAGATGTTTTCCTAGAAACCTTTTACTATCCGGATGGCTGTAAGAAAGCCATAGAAAGAGTTGAATCGGGTCAATCGGAAAGCGTAACCGTACAATTTAAGGTAATCGTTGTAGAGTTTGTACCGAATGAGGCATGTAAAGATTTCCTCGGAGTAGGATTGGAGGGCACGGAAGATTTTCTTAATAAGGTAATTGATAATATGCAACAATCCATAGAGCTTAGTAAACGAATAAAGGTGTTGGGCTATCAAGAAGCCTCCTTTATTGGCGTTAATATCATCGAAAAAAACGATTTTTCTAAGCTTTTTGATGACTTTGAGGATAGATTTGAAAAACCTGTTTTTCAGGTGAGTTTAAGCGCAGAAGCTCAGATAAGACTGGATGTGTATAAGCAGATTCTCCGAGAATTCGAAGATTATCCAAACATGTCAGGGGCTAGCGATTTTGCTGAAGAATATGTTGAACGGATGTTGCGCTATTCTTTAATGGCTTCGGATCAGGTTGATATAAAAGCTCTTTCCTATAGCGACAGCTTTGAATATGATTGCTCAGAATTTCCGGGCAAGGTCCTAATCAGGGTGCCGGTGGATTTTGAGGCAGTAATCAATATAGAATGCAATCCCGGTGAGAGGGAGCGCTTTTTAAAAGAAAGGTCTGGGGAAAGCGAGGATTATGAAATAAATTATAGCCTGCTCGAAAGGGCTGAAAAGCTTCTTTCTTATGGGGAGAGTCTCGAA
It contains:
- a CDS encoding D-alanyl-D-alanine carboxypeptidase family protein, with protein sequence MPYDNRRPSGHRPEDYRRRPASSERRRAPAGTRKRRKRRYRLRLRAKVLLVLLLAFILFGMGRCAASAIRDKGPVEDTSLAVADTDQAIQPKDIAGHSAIAIDAKSGKVLFAKAADEQKYPASLTKLMTVYVALQEEKDLDREVEFTADMFEGLAEKDLATAGYQVGDKATIEDLLYATILPSGADAARALAIATAGSESAFVDLMNTEAQSLGMRGTYFKNVTGAHNPKHISTAADMAKLLRAGLKNDTFAQVVQTMHYTTGATSTAPDGLTLNHSLARYLDHFDRVMTDPPFEILGGKTGYTHEAGLCLATVARDRDNNDHAIVVVLDGKGNAGNYYPVLKDSAILYDAIFTKIK
- a CDS encoding tyrosine-type recombinase/integrase, which produces MATPIAYTTKSGEKRYKINVYAGLDDKGKQVTIKKQGFKTAREARLWAAREIAEIEENGLLDSNPDKRTIQQVFDMWFKQYQTTVEPVSWHRVDRLFQNHILPFLGSKITGELKKEDVQELIFYLRDKQPVTYKKNYHYFNKMLKESGYPVREDYFFPAPKKYTNKKLMYPKEEINKILECLKKNPDKRVYAFIRLIVYTGLRKAEAAALEKSKVNAKESYIVINQSFTRDEHNNKIMGNGKSESAHRTIPIDKETLDTILALDYPGPYVFGEFDFNNSPRRWMLKACDELGIKPSTIHGLRHTHCSLLFEASATPKEVQSRLGHANPDITLSVYTHVTEKGAKSASDKFTRYMSEE
- a CDS encoding copper amine oxidase N-terminal domain-containing protein, which codes for MKKKFVASVAAVALLFSAIPAHAASVVVKDRPLYLSQPAFIENGRTFVPMRAIFEALGATVDWDGNTRTVTGNLNGKIVTLTNPKIVNGRTMVPLRYISESLGSRVDWVQNMQTAYVDSQVPQVYSCVVYSPQSIQDPSNWTLTLLPQSNNSYLLVGKLEPFDQPFPRTTYSAIQLTRDSYVWRGAYDSRCWVTVNPNGTLGGAGNSNTFNLVKAQYPELANKNIRFTNVPYMGPGRDRVVVFNDKSIRIMEDMNMAPNAGSGAELPLQFDNRPNPLTGIFIPRV
- a CDS encoding type II toxin-antitoxin system RelB/DinJ family antitoxin: MAKTANLYARIEPELKEQAEHILNSLGLPPSSAITMFYKQVVLQQGLPFDVKLDYRKPVNINSINKDELNMELEMGYQSILSGDVKPVDEVFESLHKEFNL
- a CDS encoding type II toxin-antitoxin system RelE/ParE family toxin gives rise to the protein MSISHEAKEDLRGIYAYITFNLLSPGNAQGQINSLEKAILSLDEFPLRHRLVDFEPWKSRGLYVMLCDNFFVFYIVEEEKQEVFISRVLYGKRNFKGVLGEYKNSEDRDK
- a CDS encoding ImmA/IrrE family metallo-endopeptidase; translation: MNAQEKLLEDIYSENIEICDFNFTDNLKGLYVDGIIAVDTSIDYDERTCILAEELGHHYTTYGNILDPNDPENRRQEKTARFWTHQKLLPLEKLAKAAVDCQGMESWELAEYLGVSDIFLREALEEYKQRFGLFKEFPGGYIYFDPLSVVFV
- a CDS encoding helix-turn-helix domain-containing protein, which gives rise to MTDSLGDLIRKYRIEHLITIQEFADKSGLSKGHISMLERNISSRAGKPLSPTLDTYNAVAKGLGMSLTNLLETMGEEDAVAKAVDEPASPIQTIAAHLQGTKLSDKDMEDITDFLDYIKFRKKK
- a CDS encoding helix-turn-helix transcriptional regulator gives rise to the protein MRYAVKEAREAVGMSQEELAKKAGISRTTLWRMEQSDADRFGVKSKSLAAVARALNKQVSDIFLV
- a CDS encoding helix-turn-helix transcriptional regulator translates to MMSATSENNSDKAVGVLVDLLIGPLFERLKPLIDDYFEDKSKEDRDHAWPEYIQRTDIEKYTGFSKSTFDRWVRDGLPIVKGDGNNGRVMVRSSDLRSWLDKKMI
- a CDS encoding DUF6291 domain-containing protein translates to MQINFFRLFNDYADAIEMLDDNEERGLLFTAIFAHVQGEEVPEMAEKTELLFTMIRNQIDRDVESLDDSAFTDKAKKVLVREYGEEGLQLWSKLSEFINSQPYARYKCEDNLDWDYLAGELELDTDECQSMVYMLMEHDIIDPVSWKTDSEIMLSSFYYNFSGGCL
- a CDS encoding DUF6291 domain-containing protein gives rise to the protein MYRRSFILYSDYAQKIEMLSRPERGDLFTMILQYVRGEEVMSSTDLVIMAFYFIQTQLDKDFAKYNKKVVSSQENGKKGGRPRKDAVYFGPMSAAEWMPGYEAGMVHYEPPESGPHSTVGTAHSNNLRQDHQLQDYQPSIHKESESQHGVRNANTYSFPNLYVVKDKSIAPKVTRISVDPNEFFEQVWALYPVKRGKHRVSDKKRKLLAQYSFEEIRRAINRYKDEVSKSSFQRAYQNGSTFFNSGIFDYLDDAYVPVEEPRWAAVASGDGRVPTNRDFIGHTPEDYDALEE
- a CDS encoding SAM-dependent methyltransferase; translated protein: MQILDACCGSRMFWWEKDRKDVIFQDNRCLETTLSDGRQLTVSPSHFGDFRRMDFSDNTFDLIVFDPPHLIEAGQSSWLAQKYGVLNRETWRSDLKAGFEECLRVLKPTGTLIVKWCEEQIKTKEFLAAIGRKPLFGDKRAKTRWMVFVKGV
- a CDS encoding DNA-directed RNA polymerase subunit alpha C-terminal domain-containing protein, whose amino-acid sequence is MDGFCKGSVRLVELLLSSLNLSTGAYNALRRSGIHTIIQLVSLSAEELLRIKAVGKKRYREIANALDNAGIKHKF
- a CDS encoding single-stranded DNA-binding protein; its protein translation is MNKILIIGRLTADPELNFTQSGNAVCRVTVATDRAYQAEGRKNTDFIRVVAWRGVAETLAKYMHKGSMVAVEGELHVESYEDKEGVRRISPEVLANRIKFLDYRAKGQKTPESVPEVPGVEVGYDPKDLPFEEDTEQAELPF